One Mycteria americana isolate JAX WOST 10 ecotype Jacksonville Zoo and Gardens chromosome 7, USCA_MyAme_1.0, whole genome shotgun sequence genomic window, TAATTGTTGCAAAAGGCAGGATTATTCCCTTTCGGTAAGTTACTTGATTCCCTCCGGCTGTTTTAAGACCATCAGACGATGTCTGATGCTATCAGGTAAGCTCTATATGCCCCGTACGCTTACAGCGGCGTGGATACCCATGGCCGATGTCGGCTCATAAGATCGGTTTCGTCACTGCACGTTTTCATGTCAGCAACGGGTCCATCGTTTTTCGGTTTGTGCCGTACCGAGGTGAAGGGAACCTGGCAGCGCGGTTCCGGCTGCAGCCGGTGCTGCACGACGTGGTACTGAGGGGATGTAAAACGCCAGGGACGCGGCCGCAGTCCTGCGCTGCGCCGACTGCAGCTGCCGTTCCAGTCATGCAGCAACGGCTAGGAACGACGTGGCAGGAGACGAGGGACCGCTTGCCTTCTGAAGCAAAACATGCGCCGACCCTGATGCGGGTTACTGAAGGGCGGTCTCACAGCCAGCCTTGAGAAggcttcacaggaaaaaaaaaaaaagacaaggatttGAGATGAAAGTGAGTTGCATGTGGTTAATAACATCACCTCAACGGGACAGCGAGTTCAGCTCTGCTGAAGAACCCGACCATTTCTGTAAACTGGTACTGCGTGACTTTGCCAGGACAGCGTACCGCTGCAGGCCATCGTATCGAAAAAGGTGCTCTATCACTCCCTGGAAATGAGGCGTCGCGGTCTCATGAGAGGGGAAATAAACCTGAGTATCGGTCTGTGAGGTTTGAGAAGAAACAAGCCTGGTGCTTTGCAGCATCTGTACTTCAGAGTGGGAGTACGCTGGGGCCGCAGGCACCTCGGCAGGTGCCCGGCCCAGCCCCTGCTCCGGCAccgcaggctgcccagggccctCCCTCCAGCCGGCGGTGACTGTCTCTGAGGGTGGAGGCTGCACCATTTCCCTCggcaacctctgccagggctcaATCACTCTCATAGTGAAAGAAGCTTTTTTCCCTATGTTTAAAGGGAATTTCTCATATTTCCGTGTGTGCCCATTGctgcttgtcctgtcactggtcagatccccctgagccttctctcctccaggtgCTCTCAGCCCCCCAGCATGTCAGACTGACTTtgcagccctgtgctgggctcCAGTGCGTCCCCATCCGTGTTGTACTGggaccccagcagcagcagcagcagcagcagcagcagcaggaggcacaGCACTCCAgaagtgctctgcagtgctgagcggaggggaggggaaggagacctCGACCCGCCGGCGATGCTCTTTCCAGCCCCGGTGAGTGGCCTGCAGTGGGATTTCACACCGCCGCCAGCAGCCCTGCGAGCCCGGCCGTTCAGCCGGGGCTCAGTCCTCCCCGTCCGCTTACCCAGCCCCTACCTGGCCAGCTCGTCTGCGAGGCTGTGACGGGAGGCCGTGTCAAAAGCTGTGCCAAAGTGAAGATAAGCAGCCTCCGCTGCCGTCCCCTGCTCCACCGAGCCAGTCATCTCCTGGCAGAAGGCTGGCGGGTTAACTGAGCGCATTTTCCCATTCACAAATCCGTGGCTGCTCCCGACCACCTTCTTGTCCTCCCTGTACCTGGAAGTGGTTTCCAGGAGGCCTTGCTCCATCACCTCGGGGTGATAAGGTGAGGCAGACCAGCCTGCGgttccccacatcctcctccttgcccttcgTAAAGGCAGgcgtgacatttgctttcttccagtcctgagGAATCTCTCCCGCGGGTGCATCCCTCGGGTCCCGTGGACTTGCGTACGGGAGTTTGTATAAACGTTCCCTAACCCGAGCCTCCTGCGCCTGCGCGAGCCTCGTCCTCCTTGCTACACAGCCACCAAAGAGCATCCGCCGCTCACAGGAGGCTAGAAACAAAGCAGGCGGttattctcttgctttttttgtcttttcaagcTCTGTAGGGTTACACACAGTTGGATCTTTCTAAGCACGTAGAGTCTACTGGTGAAAGGAAATTTTGTGCCAGTTGCATGTGCTCAAATCGAGTCGCTTTTCCGGTGTAATGCAAAGCTGTTGTAAAACAAAGACCCGTTGGAAGGAATAGCCTAGGATATCAACGTCCCCTCAACTGTCACCTCAGAGCGAACACCGCTCAGTGCAGTTTCTAAAGATAAACTGTGCACGCCCCAGATCTCACCGACCCACCGCTGACCGCCGCCGTTTCCTCTCCTCATCCCCATGAATGGCTCAGCTACCCTCTACGGCCCTGGCAGAGCCCCTTGGTGCGAGCGCTGTGGGAACACGCCCGGAAGCAGAGACCCCCCAGGGGCTTCGGGCGCAGATAAAGCAGACGCTCCTCACTGCGCAACTCCTACAGCGCTTCGCCGAGTCCCTCTTCCGGCTGCGTCGCCTGGTACTTCACACCGCGCCACCTGCAGAACCACCTCGCTCTCGTTTTGTCAGCTCATCGCGAATCAGCTGTGAGCTACGGGTCCTTCCCATCCCTTGTGCCATGGCCTGTCCTTGGCTGTAACTGCTCTTTCACCGCTTTTCGACATAGCGCACCCCCAGAGCGCTTTGGTTTCAATCCAATAGCGCTTTCCAAGTCGCACGATATGCCAAGCTGCAATTACCTGACGGAGGCCATCGCTGGCCCCTGGTCTGTCAGACAAGGATTGCTGTTCATGCTGTAATTGCAACAAGAGCAGCTGCCGCACATCCCTTTATTTACACGTGACTAACAACGTGCTTCTGTTCTTCTGAACCCAGCGCTGCTAGCAGTGCAAGAAGCACGCCGAGCTACTTCATGGGCAAAGCACCGCAAATGCCAGCGCATTCTGTATTTGCACTAAAGCAAGGAAGCCTTCTACAAACTTGCTTTGCAAAGTTCAGTAAAAAACACCGTGCACGTCAGGTCACCACAGCCCCTCGTGAGGCTGTGCAAGCGCCGTCATTACCACGCTGGGAAAGTAAACGTCTCTTGTAGAAGCAGGACCTGGTTCAGAGCCCCCCGGCCTCCGCTGCgttcccagggaccagggacatACGCGGGGCAGCGGCCACCTGCCGAAGCCCTGCGGGGAGACGGGCCGGTCcccgaggggaaggggagcagcacCGGCTCCCTTCCGTGGCCGGAGCCCCTGCGGCCGACGGCTCAGAGGCACCGCGGCACCGGCCCCGCTGCACCGGCACGGCCCAGGCCCCCCAAGAGCCGAACGTGGGGGCTTCTTGCAGCAAAGGGGCTCCTCTCGGGGAAGAAGCTAATTAAGCTGCACTCAGGGTGAAGCGGCCTAGTTTCAACACCCAGTAAGGCACCATTTTGCCAACCTCAAAACGAACACAACTCGCATTTGAAAAGAGCtttatttaaaatcagagatTATACATACTTCCCCCCACCACCGCTTACAAAATACGAGCGTCCAAGAACAAGGAACGCGTGTTACCTTGTACGGCTAGGCTCTGGGCATGCGCTCGGCTGCGCTGGTTTACACCAGTCCCAACGATTTCATACGACAACTCATACAAAAGCTCTGCTCCTTCACGGCTAACAGGCATTTAATTAATCTCTACAGAAACTTTCTTCTATTACTTCTAACGTAACCAGATTTTAAATTTGTCTTCTGCTAAGgaacctgaaaaaagaaatcttcctgtAGCAAGTGTGTACAACAGCAGACCGATTTCAGACTGCCTTTGTTTGCCACAACAGGCAGCAAGAGGCCGACGCAAAGCCTGGGCCACCAGCAATAAAACACGATCAATAGCAGCATTTTCCCCGGCGATCTCAAGTTACAGTCATCTACAGATGTAagcagggctttttcttttctttttttcttcagtatcaCTAAGAAGGAACTGTGATCATCCACAGGGAAGCAGTTAAGTACTGGATCCATCGTGAGACGAAATCGAGTTGAAAGCAGGATTTACCTTAAATAGGATTAAATATATATTGCAAGACACACCACACTCTGCAGGTGCTGcacaaaaaagcagaactgtgggcaggaggggcagggtcCCTGTGCCTGCTCAAAACATTCCCATACAACACTGTAAAATTAAAACTATCACCACTTGTTGAAGGTTGTCCAAGGAGTATTTACAGCAGTCGCAGCCAGGAGAGGCTCGGTAAGCCCGCAGCTCCGGCCCGAGCCGCTCAGCAGTCTGGGACACTTCAGCATCGGGTACGTCAGAAACAGCTGCTGCTCGGCCATGCTGGCTGCTAATTTAGTAACACCCACTAACTCTATACGAACAAGCATTTCATATTTATTAGGACAAGAGGTATAGGATAAAGTTTTCCGTCGTGATAAGCGTTTGCGCACTAACGCACTGCCACATGCTGCAGTAAGACTACTCTACGCGTACAGTGGGGACGAGTCGCTTCGTCAGGTGAGCTACGGAACGCGGCACGGCCCAACCGCCTGATTACGAACATGCTCCGTGCTCCAGCCGCTACAAGAATCCTGGCTTCCGacttaaataaaaccatttccaGCTATACAGAGACTTAAACAGATCTCAAGACCGGCGTTTACAACAGACGTCAATTCCTAAGTATCTACATCGCGTACAGCTTGACATATCTACAGAGAACATGACTGTATACCTCACCGAATAAGTAGGTCCACGATTGTAGATCAACAGTataattttattgctttataCATGTGGTGCTGTTCAAGGCACTGTGGCAGGGGCTAGAAAACTCGGAATGACTCGTGAAGGGACCTGGAATGTGACCCGGCCGATGCCGAGCGCCGCTCCTCGGCAGCTGCTGCGACGaaccggggctggcggggcgccgGCCGCGGAGGACAGTCCATGGCAgcgctgggggcggcgggcgggcctcGCCCGGCGACGGGCCCCTCACATGCCCATCCGGATGCTCTGGATGATCTGGAAGATGGCTGCaagagagcagaggaggggagcgctcgccgggcagcgcccgcagggcaggcgggcgggcgggccgccgcgggctctgccggggggcccgggcaccggcggggccgagaggggccgcggggaggggcagcgccggggccgggcagcgccggggccgggcagcgccggggcccgcccgcggccgctccgcCCGCTTACCTGATCCGCAGACCACGAAGATGAACAGCGCCAGCAGCCAGGGCCCGACCGACGCCTTCTCCTCCGGGGCCGTCCTCTGCGGGCACAGCACCGCCGTCactccgccggccccggccccggccccggccccggcccccgccccgccccggcccggccccccgcgcacCGAGGTCTTGGCGACGTTCCCGCGCTGCGTGATGTTCTTGCTGTGCTTCTCGTTGGCCATGCGGATGCGCTGCTTGGCCACCATGGTGgaccgcggccgggccgggccgccgccgccgccgctccgctccgctcgctCGCTCGGCTCCGCGCGCCGCCCGCTGCCAGCGTCAGCaccgcgcggcgccgcccgccggaaACAcgcgccgccgcgggcggggccgcctcccgccgccaaCCCGCGCGCCCGGCGGCAGCGCTTCCGGGGCAGCGCGCGCCGCGGCGGGCGGAAGCGGCCGCCCCCGCGTCACGTGTcggcgccccgcccccgcccgcccccgccccgcgcgacGTGGACGTCTctggggcggccgcgccgccgctcaCCCGGAAGCGGAAGCCGAtcccgccgggccgccgcgccAAGATGGCGCCCCCCGCGCCGCTGCTGGCAGGTGCGtcgggcccgggcggcggcggggcgaccGCGGGgccagcgcggggctgcggggaccggCCCGCCTGGAGCCGGGGGCGGGCGAGCGttgggccgggctggggcggcccTGTGCCCTCCGCCGGTCCCCTCCTCCGGGCGTGCCGCCGCGGCGtggccgggcccggccctgggTCCCGGTGccctctgccctgcccgccgggccgggcccctgctccgcgggccgggcagggcctCGCCGGGCTCTGTTGTCGCCTCGCGGGCGCGCTCAGGTCTTGGCACGGGCGGGCCCGCGGCCGGGCCTTCCCCTGGGGGTGCCGGCTCCTTGTCCCCCGGAG contains:
- the SERP1 gene encoding stress-associated endoplasmic reticulum protein 1 → MVAKQRIRMANEKHSKNITQRGNVAKTSRTAPEEKASVGPWLLALFIFVVCGSAIFQIIQSIRMGM